The Pichia kudriavzevii chromosome 3, complete sequence nucleotide sequence ttttgatttttctgttCTCTAATTTTCTCTATTTTGTTATAGACTCTCTTGgtttcaaggaaaaaataacataCACTTTCTGTTTGTGCCATCTCTAGCCTCCTCTAACCAAATAGAAGTGTATGTTTCTCTGCAAATCGCCTATTAGACGTCTCCCATCTATAGGATCTCTTATCTCTTCCTTGTCCTCGTATAGGAATTTGAGCTCCAACATTAACACCGATTCCAAAGTTGATCCTCATACTAATACAATACCACCACATATATCTTTTAGAATCCATACCAACAAAATGTCCGACATTGATTCCAAAATCACCCCGTTATTTGCGAAAATCGACGAACTAAAGCCACAATTTATCGATAGGTTAAGAAGAGCAGTTGCAATTCCTTCTGTTTCATCAGATGAATCCTTAAGACCCCAGGTCTTTAAAATGGCcgatttcttgaaatcgGAATTGGAAGCCTTGGGCGCTGACGACATCACTTTTAAAGACCTCGGTATTCAACCACCTCCAGTTGCAGACCCAAACCTTCAACTACCTCCAATTGTTTTGTCCAAATTTGGTTCCGatccaaacaaaaagacaGTTTTGATTTATGGCCATTATGATGTCCAGCCAGCTTTATTAGAAGATGGTTGGGCCTCTGATCCTTTCAAGTTGGAAGAAAGAGACAACAAGTTGTTTGGTAGAGGTTCCACTGATGATAAAGGTCCTGTAATGGGTTGGTTGAACTCCTTACAAGCTCATAAGGAATTAGGTATTGAATTACCTGTTAATATTGTCTTTTGCTTTGAAGGTATGGAAGAATCCGGTTCTCTTGGATTGGACGAACTAATTGCAAGAGAAGCTAAGcaatatttcaaagaagTCCAATCTGTCTGTATTTCCGACAATTATTGGTTAGGTACCAAAAAACCTGTTTTAACTTACGGTTTAAGAGGTTGTAACTACtaccaaatcatcattaaaGGCCCTGGTGCTGATTTGCACTCTGGTATTTTTGGTGGTGTTATTCATGAACCAATGACTGATTTAATTAAGGTCATGTCTCAATTGGTTGACGTTAATGGTAACATCTTGATCCCAGGTGTCTTGGATATGGTTGCCCCAGTTACTGAAAAGGAAGCCGGTTTATACGATGACATTGATTTCGATGTCAATGAATTAAATTTAGCTTCTGGTTCTGATACTGCCATCTACcaatcaaagaaagataTTCTAATGCACAGATGGAGATACCCATCTTTGTCTTTACACGGTATTGAAGGTGCATTTTCCGGTGCAGGCGCAAAGACCGTCATTCCTTCGCAAGTCATTGGTAAATTCTCAATTAGAACTGTCCCTGATATGGACTCTGCTACTTTGGATAAGTTGGTCATTGATTACTGTAATGCCAAATTCGCAGAACTGAAATCACCAAACAAATTCACCGCAGAATTGATCCATGACGGTGCTTACTGGGTCTCCGATCCTTTCAACAACGAATTCACCGCAGCAAAACTGGCAACTGAAAAGGTTTGGAACGTCACTCCAGACTTAACCAGAGAAGGTGGTTCTATCCCAATCACAATTACCTTTGAACAACAGTTGGGCGCAAATGTTCTTTTGTTACCAATGGGTAAAGGTGATGACGGTGCACATTCCATCAACGAAAAAGTCGATGTCTTGAACTACATTGAAGGTACGAAAACTTTATCTGCATACCTTCACTACTACTCCATCACTAAATAGCCGTTCCACTAAACTAATTATCTATAGTCTGTATTTTATTCGGCATAGTAAACAAATAActctaatttttcaatataaaCTTTGCAACCCAAATCAAGAtgaataataataaattttccaatttaataaacgaaaaatatcatttcCCGAAGgaaagttgaaaagaacaataaaaaaaagaaaaacggACCCTCATCTCATGCATTGAACCGAAAACGAAACTTTCCCCACTCCCGCAATTATAGAACATTGGAACAGCCCGTGCTTGAATTAGTGAACCAATCATTTATTGACTTGAGCAATTAGTTAATTAGTGGATTCGTTCATATCACAGCAAAATGGAGGAGTATATAAGGAGGCCGGGGGTCCCTGAATTCTTGTACCCTGCTTCGACAGCAATGGTCTATACTTCGTTGAACTTAACAGATCCCAAGgaattcaaaaaagaaaactacAAGTATCACCATTACTACTCAAATTTGAGCAGCACTTTGGTATCACCCAGCACCCAATCAAATTTTTATCCAAGTGACAATTTTGAGTACTATCGATCTCATAAAGTTTATAAGCCTCtgtcaattccaaaatcgACAACAGATGGCAGAATTGAACCAAGTCGTTCGAAAAAGTACTTTCAGAATGTTAACTGTTTTATGGACAGTCCTCCCCTATTTGGTGATGCAGCTCTTCGGGGTGTATCATATGGCGCTGGCGCTGATATGCCAGATGGTATCTATACCTTTGGTGGTTTGGAATGTATGCTAACCCCAGAATATGAGGAAAtgctaaaaaaaattacacAGAACTTCACCATACCTCCggaaaacatcaaactAGAATGTGATTATGATATACCATTCCCCAttgacaaagaaaaaatagaatCAATGTCGTTGAAGCCTTGTCTTACGGTTAAAAAGTATTTGCCTGAATCAAATTGTCTCCGTTATGTTTGTGAATTAAACAATGATCAGAATGAGAATGAATTGGAAGATGACAGGACatctttcaatgatttattaaaaaaaactgaCGGAAAAATtatccaaaaaaataaaccaCAGGGTATGGCCACATCAAGTTCAAGCTCCTACCAGGACACTCCAAAGTCCCTGATTTGTGCTACTGCTTCAAAAGTAAGTAACAGGTTTTTTGCTACTTATGGTGGATTGGAAATTATTACAGAAATCAAATATCCTGATGATCAACATTGTATAATAGAGAAGAAATTAATTCCTAACGATCAGCTTTGGTTATTTGATACTATTACTTGTAAATTTCGGGAAATCAAACTATCTGTCCACCCAACTTATTCGTCCATTTTCCCAAATACGGTACCTAGATTTGGGCATGGAATGGTATCCATCTCGGTggaagaaaatatcaatctGTCAAAAAAGAACGAACTCAATCATGACTTTAAAGACGCCGAAAATCATgaatcaaaggaaaatattaCAGTAGGTACATTCTCAAAGCCTGCAACTATCTTTGTGATGGGCGGATACAGGGCAATGGATGACACCAATAAATTTGTGGCTATCAATGATTTGTGGAAATGTGATTTATTCTTAGATGATAAAGGTGCAGCTGATGAGGTACTAGCTGCCCCAATTGGTGATTTTGAGATGGCAAATGATTATTTCAGTTATAATATTGATGACAAATTAAATGAACACCCAAACAATCCAACGTCTAACAAATTTACCGGAGTTTTTAGGCATTCAATGGGCAACCAGTGGCCGTCACCTCgaggttttttttcaatgaatctAATTGACAATGACTTTATGTTGAACTATGTTGACTGGAAATCACCATGTCGTGAAAATGCTTCTATAAAACAGAAACTCCTACAGAAAGAATTGTTGGCCAAACGTGAAAGAGAAACTGAACAAAACTTGCACACTCCTTTGCCCACCACGAAATTAAACTTCTCATTCACTTCAGCGGAATACAAGAAGCCTGAATTTACAAGAACGAAAACTACAACAAGAATCACTGGTAACCATGGACCAGGAGTGGCATCTGATATATCTAGTAGATCTGATTCGCCGTCTTCAGAGTTGAGTAATCATACTAGTAGTGTCAAGCAGTTTGAGAATAAGGTGCTAATTTTGATAGGCGGATCATCTATAATGTACACGAAAGTTTCTGATGATGAGCAATATGATGTCTACTATAATAAATATATTCTTGGGGATATATGGGTTTTCGATTTCCAAACAGAATCATGGTATaactttgaagaacatGTTAAAATTAAGAGAGCTTTGCAAGTATGTGGACACATGTTAATTATATCTCCATATACTTTGAATGTAGTGGGTGGTGTGGCCGAATCACACTATGACGAGTCATTATTTGAGCCTATACAGGGTGGACTAAGTAGGACAAACAATTGGGAACATAAGGTACAAACACAAAATTGGAGCAGAGGCAAAGAATGTGTCTCTATATTCCATCGAGAAAAGCGCAAATCCAAACCCaaaaatcattttgattCCCATGTTGGTGTCGAAATCACTAAAGATCGAACTGCGGAGTACAACCATTTCTCTGCATTTatatttgatttccaaaaatcATTGTGGAATAATATACAGATTGCTATTGTCAATGATCACAAATACTTTGTGCCGTGGGAATTTAACAAATCTAGGAAGATAATGAGTGGTGGTACACTTCTAAATACcgattttgaagatggaaGAATTAAAAACGATTTTGACGTGGATAAGGAACCTCTAGGGGGTTATGGTGTTCTGGCGGTGTGTGGCTTAGTTTTTTACAAAGATAATAGGACCGTTTTGATTTCACCGGATCTTAAGGTACTTGATGAGAAGCGTAAATGCATTTTAGGCAAACAGCGTTTAGTAGGTAATTCTATTGCTGATATTTATTCTTCGTACATTTAAATTGGAATATACTCCCAAAAAAGAATTGGACAATTATATCCATTTACGTatctcttcatcaattaaATTCTGTAATATACTTTCATCGCCCCAATCGCAATTTTTGAACTTATCGATCAATGTATCCCCTTTAAATGTGAGTGCAAATTTATCCAAACTTTTCCTATCCTTGAGTGGCATATGTCCTTCACGCTCCGCTAATTCAATAACTGCAttcatcattgatattgCCCGGGGGACTTCTTGGATATAGCCGTACAAAACATGTGACAAATGTTTATTTAGGTCGGTGTATGCTTGAAACGTAAGTTTATCAGCTATTTCCTTTCTTAGCCGTGGTTTAAGTATCAATCTTTGCACTAACAATTTCTGGGTAAATGATAATCCCCTTATTGTCACCACTTCATGCCTTTTAAACTTGGGATCAAGCAACGATAGAGCTGATTCCGTCAATTGGACATgcttcttccttttctttggagTTTTTAGTTGCTTCTCATTACTTTCGCTAGTATGAGGCGGAGAAAGTGGATTTGTTATCCTTAGCTCAGAGCCCACATTGGCACCACTCTCCTTAATACGAGTCAACTCTTCCCATGCAAGGTTTGTGACCTGTTCCTCAACCTTTTTACTGCTATCTTCCTTCACTCTCTTTTTCATATCGTCGGCTATCTTTGTATAGTATTGAGTATCATCAGCTGATCGATCCAAagttttcctcttctttgTGGTCACGGTAGAACAAGCTAAATCATCGATCCATTCTTCGCAAAAGGGGCAATTAAGACCATCACAACATGAGCGATGGTACAAACCTGAACACTGTGGACATATTATCAGTTGTGTAATGAGTACTGTGTTATCGCAAATACTGCATTGCTGATTAGACAAATGCCTGATATTTGTGTTTAACTGTTGTTGTACCTGTTGGtgtgtatttgaaaaaagtgGGCCGTTTGGTCTTGATAAAGCCGATTCTGTATTAATTTCTATATGTGATAGTCCATTTGTAGAAATGATAGACGACGACGGTTCAGATGGGTGATTATTGATCAAGTCAACCAGTTTATCCTGTACTTTATGGTTGATCTTTATAGTCTTCTGATCAGCTGGCGTGAATAATGACGTTAGCTCATTTCGGCACTGAGGACAGGTAGATGCTGATTTTGAGGTCCATGAAAGAATGCACGACTTGTGATAAAAATGCTTGCAGGGTATTGTCAATGTATATGAAGGATCATTAGAGGTGATATCTTCTAAACAAATGGGGcattctctttttttggccattttttgttgagatgaaattaaaaatccttttttttccttcctAATGTCTGTCTTCTTCAAGTCCAAGTAAACACGTTAGAGTTATCTTATTTAGAGAGAAATGTATAGCTTGTACAGAGTACATCCAAGGGTATGAATGAATCTATTGCTACAGGAAGATAAAGCAATGTCTGCTTCTTATagaaaactcaaataatctgaaaagaaaaaaaaagacctCGCTTTTATCGGGTAATACCCGAGACGTTTTACATTACTTAGGCGAACAACCAATTCCTTTTGACGTTTCCATTCCTATGAATGCATATACATGATTGTTACAGAAGAGTGACACATATAGCTGTTACGTGATGCCTACGGGCTTTATAGACGTACTTACATCGACTAAGCTTGTCTCTCATTATCTAGAGGATAAGTGCTAGGATTCCAGCAAATGTGCATGCCCTCATTGAGGGCATCTAGGGTGTCAACCTGTTTTTTAGATAGTTGGAATTGCATGGCCTCAAGTTAGATGCCAATCTTGAAACTGTGGCGGTCTTTGGAAGAGGAATAAACCCCTTGGAAAGCGACCAATTGATGAGGATCTGTGCAGGTGTTCTGTTATGGTCCTCTGCTACTTTGAGCAGGGTGGGATCATCCATCTTCCTAGCCCTTACCAACGGGGTATAAGCTTCCACTAGTAGACCCTGGTTCGCAGTGTACGCGGTCAAATCATTCCTTGTCAACCATGGATGAAGTTCGAGTTGGTTCACTGCTGGCTTGGTTTTCAAGTCAGGGTATTCAAGTAATTCCTTGAGGTGTTTAATACCATAATTGGAAACGCCGATACTCTTGACTTTACCTGATTCTACAAACTCCTGAAACGCCATCCACGAACCATGTCTTCTCTCGTAATCAGACTGTGGAGAATGAAGTAAGAGTAGATCAATGTAaccaatttcttttgctCTCTCAAGTGAAAGTTCAATGGCTTTGTTTGTCCTTGCGTAACCGTGATCTGGGTCAAAGATCTTAGTCGTGTAGAAGACATGCTCTCTCTTGTTTCTGCTGGGGTCTTTGGCAATCCATTTTGCTATACCTCGGCATGCTTCCTcctcattttcataaaaCTGTGCACAATCAATGTGCCGATATCCACTTTCTAAGGCGGCAAACACCACTGCTGCAGTCTCGTGTGGCGGTGTCTGATAGACACCCAATGCAATACTTGGTATTTTGTGACCTGAATTAAGTGTACGATATGAAGGGATCGTCATTGAGAGGATTGAAATGTTTAGTTATACATTGTGGAAAAGTTTCTACCTGACCTCTAATTGCAAAAAATAGGTTGTGGTTGCAAGCTTTCAATTATATACTTGTAATGCAAGCATGCATGCCCAAAGGATATCTCCTGCCCGAGACAATTTCAGGCCAATCACTAAAACCCATTTCTATTGTTCTCACCCCGGAGATTCACCACAGAAAGGGAACCCTGCAGCTTAAAATGCAATTGTCTGtctagtttttttcttcccctAGATTAGTCAACACAGAAACGGCTAGTTCTATTTTACAGGTCTTCGTACCGTACTGTTAGTCTGGTCTACTAAGGCTCCAGCAACTGCGTCAACCATTCAACTGCATATCCGAGTATAGTAAATAGtctttttttctagttTATGAAATATAAAGTTATTAAGGTATACAGTCAATCGTTCCCTTTTAGAACGCATATTAATAGTAAAGACAGACAAAAATATCTGATTAGACCAAACCCCCCGAAAGCAAAAGTATGCTAGATAAAATGAGGTAAACCGGCATGTAAGGTATAAAGTATTattgttttgattgatgT carries:
- a CDS encoding uncharacterized protein (PKUD0C06830; similar to Saccharomyces cerevisiae YFR044C (DUG1); ancestral locus Anc_3.555; intron in 5' UTR), which encodes MFLCKSPIRRLPSIGSLISSLSSYRNLSSNINTDSKVDPHTNTIPPHISFRIHTNKMSDIDSKITPLFAKIDELKPQFIDRLRRAVAIPSVSSDESLRPQVFKMADFLKSELEALGADDITFKDLGIQPPPVADPNLQLPPIVLSKFGSDPNKKTVLIYGHYDVQPALLEDGWASDPFKLEERDNKLFGRGSTDDKGPVMGWLNSLQAHKELGIELPVNIVFCFEGMEESGSLGLDELIAREAKQYFKEVQSVCISDNYWLGTKKPVLTYGLRGCNYYQIIIKGPGADLHSGIFGGVIHEPMTDLIKVMSQLVDVNGNILIPGVLDMVAPVTEKEAGLYDDIDFDVNELNLASGSDTAIYQSKKDILMHRWRYPSLSLHGIEGAFSGAGAKTVIPSQVIGKFSIRTVPDMDSATLDKLVIDYCNAKFAELKSPNKFTAELIHDGAYWVSDPFNNEFTAAKLATEKVWNVTPDLTREGGSIPITITFEQQLGANVLLLPMGKGDDGAHSINEKVDVLNYIEGTKTLSAYLHYYSITK
- a CDS encoding uncharacterized protein (PKUD0C06840; similar to Saccharomyces cerevisiae YAL056W (GPB2) and YOR371C (GPB1); ancestral locus Anc_7.9) — protein: MEEYIRRPGVPEFLYPASTAMVYTSLNLTDPKEFKKENYKYHHYYSNLSSTLVSPSTQSNFYPSDNFEYYRSHKVYKPLSIPKSTTDGRIEPSRSKKYFQNVNCFMDSPPLFGDAALRGVSYGAGADMPDGIYTFGGLECMLTPEYEEMLKKITQNFTIPPENIKLECDYDIPFPIDKEKIESMSLKPCLTVKKYLPESNCLRYVCELNNDQNENELEDDRTSFNDLLKKTDGKIIQKNKPQGMATSSSSSYQDTPKSLICATASKVSNRFFATYGGLEIITEIKYPDDQHCIIEKKLIPNDQLWLFDTITCKFREIKLSVHPTYSSIFPNTVPRFGHGMVSISVEENINLSKKNELNHDFKDAENHESKENITVGTFSKPATIFVMGGYRAMDDTNKFVAINDLWKCDLFLDDKGAADEVLAAPIGDFEMANDYFSYNIDDKLNEHPNNPTSNKFTGVFRHSMGNQWPSPRGFFSMNLIDNDFMLNYVDWKSPCRENASIKQKLLQKELLAKRERETEQNLHTPLPTTKLNFSFTSAEYKKPEFTRTKTTTRITGNHGPGVASDISSRSDSPSSELSNHTSSVKQFENKVLILIGGSSIMYTKVSDDEQYDVYYNKYILGDIWVFDFQTESWYNFEEHVKIKRALQVCGHMLIISPYTLNVVGGVAESHYDESLFEPIQGGLSRTNNWEHKVQTQNWSRGKECVSIFHREKRKSKPKNHFDSHVGVEITKDRTAEYNHFSAFIFDFQKSLWNNIQIAIVNDHKYFVPWEFNKSRKIMSGGTLLNTDFEDGRIKNDFDVDKEPLGGYGVLAVCGLVFYKDNRTVLISPDLKVLDEKRKCILGKQRLVGNSIADIYSSYI
- a CDS encoding uncharacterized protein (PKUD0C06850; similar to Saccharomyces cerevisiae YPR093C (ASR1); ancestral locus Anc_3.405) produces the protein MAKKRECPICLEDITSNDPSYTLTIPCKHFYHKSCILSWTSKSASTCPQCRNELTSLFTPADQKTIKINHKVQDKLVDLINNHPSEPSSSIISTNGLSHIEINTESALSRPNGPLFSNTHQQVQQQLNTNIRHLSNQQCSICDNTVLITQLIICPQCSGLYHRSCCDGLNCPFCEEWIDDLACSTVTTKKRKTLDRSADDTQYYTKIADDMKKRVKEDSSKKVEEQVTNLAWEELTRIKESGANVGSELRITNPLSPPHTSESNEKQLKTPKKRKKHVQLTESALSLLDPKFKRHEVVTIRGLSFTQKLLVQRLILKPRLRKEIADKLTFQAYTDLNKHLSHVLYGYIQEVPRAISMMNAVIELAEREGHMPLKDRKSLDKFALTFKGDTLIDKFKNCDWGDESILQNLIDEEIRKWI
- a CDS encoding uncharacterized protein (PKUD0C06860; Pfam Domains: Aldo_ket_red(2.2e-91)), with the translated sequence MTIPSYRTLNSGHKIPSIALGVYQTPPHETAAVVFAALESGYRHIDCAQFYENEEEACRGIAKWIAKDPSRNKREHVFYTTKIFDPDHGYARTNKAIELSLERAKEIGYIDLLLLHSPQSDYERRHGSWMAFQEFVESGKVKSIGVSNYGIKHLKELLEYPDLKTKPAVNQLELHPWLTRNDLTAYTANQGLLVEAYTPLVRARKMDDPTLLKVAEDHNRTPAQILINWSLSKGFIPLPKTATVSRLASNLRPCNSNYLKNRLTP